In a genomic window of Gambusia affinis linkage group LG04, SWU_Gaff_1.0, whole genome shotgun sequence:
- the cdk2ap2 gene encoding cyclin-dependent kinase 2-associated protein 2, translating into MSYKPIAPAPSGSNHTPPGSSVPSPSLPSSSNFRPAFSDFGPPSMGFVQPVKVSQGSTYSELLSVIEEMSREIRPTYAGSKSAMERLKRGIIHARALVRECLAETERSART; encoded by the exons ATGAGTTATAAACCTATTGCTCCTGCTCCTTCTGGCTCCAACCATACACCGCCAG GGTCTTCAGTTCCCTCTCCATCACTCCCCTCATCATCCAACTTTAGACCAGCTTTCAGTGACTTCGGTCCTCCCTCTATGGGCTTTGTTCAG CCTGTCAAAGTGTCCCAGGGCTCCACCTACAGCGAGCTTCTGTCTGTCATAGAGGAAATGAGCCGTGAGATCAGGCCTACATACGCTGGCAGCAAGAGTGCAATGGAGAGGCTAAAGAGAG GTATTATCCACGCCCGCGCACTGGTCAGAGAGTGTCTTGCAGAAACTGAGAGAAGCGCCCGCACATAA